The Flavobacterium marginilacus genome window below encodes:
- a CDS encoding SusC/RagA family TonB-linked outer membrane protein, whose protein sequence is MKSNYCIKPTMFQFCMALLLAVFTMQSGFAQEQSRPVSGTVKSTGDNMPIPGATITIDGTKTSISTDFDGKFKLDAKTGDVLTISFMGYKTQHITVGTQITILVSLQTDVADLKEVVVIGYGSQKKKLVTNAVTQVSGESLAKTNTTSALQALQGQAAGLQITSTSGQPGEGLNVVIRGVGSTGGSSPLYVVDGILTGDISYLSNSDIESISVLKDAASAAIYGSQASNGVVLVTTKKGKRGSAGKITFDQYYGVQSVARKVDLLDATEYAAILNEAAVNSGKTPYFTNAQIAALGSGTNWMDKMLVDNAATQNYAFGASGGSDSSVYSTSLSYLGQEGVVGGADLSNYKRYNFRFNSEHKLYKDVVTLGENLSFAYIDKNGIGVGNQYNNSLRSAFQTTPLLPMYDADGNYFDTSKTNSSEPWLNGVANPYAMMAYNNQNESNNQKLLGNVYLQIEPIKNLTFKTTLGLDYYAGESHSYSPEYQLSIYAFSKFDKVSQSMNKGKTLTWDNLATYKFNVAENHHFETMLGTSYINYDGTSMGTTNADGVFSDLDHAWLDNTTNKDGAKISFNGQKSETKRMSYYGRLNYDFNETYLINATFRMDGSSIFSTENQWGYFPSVSAGWVMSNEEFLKDSKVINFLKLRASWGQVGNQNARAFQYLSPIKTNNTNYIFGNTEGVLTPGAYPNRLANPDLKWETSEQIDLGFDAKFLDNALSVTFDAYQKTNKDWIILAPVLATAGADAPYINGGDVVNKGLELSLQYQNKIGEFNYSVSANGAYNVNKVGQIPTSDGIIHGLSNELYDNAGEFYRAENAKPLGYFWGYKTGGVFQTQEQINNYKSANGVVLQPNAAPGDLIKVNTNGDDKISADDKTEIGKPNPDFTFGFTLSASYKAFDFTAMANGVAGNQIVQSYRNQSGAYGNYTSEILSRWHGEGSSNTMPRVTEDNRNFTDFSDLYVHDGDFLRISTVTIGYDFAKMNKSKRFFASQFRLYFSALNLYTFTKYNGMDPEIGFGSSNDDQKFSSGVDVGYYPRPRTFMMGLNIKL, encoded by the coding sequence ATGAAAAGCAATTATTGTATTAAACCAACAATGTTCCAGTTTTGCATGGCGCTGTTGCTTGCTGTATTTACGATGCAGTCTGGTTTTGCACAAGAGCAATCCAGACCTGTAAGCGGAACTGTAAAATCAACAGGGGACAACATGCCAATTCCTGGTGCAACTATTACAATTGACGGTACAAAGACATCAATATCAACAGATTTTGATGGAAAATTTAAGTTAGATGCAAAAACTGGTGATGTATTGACAATCAGTTTTATGGGGTATAAAACGCAGCATATAACTGTAGGAACGCAAATTACAATTCTGGTTTCCTTGCAGACAGATGTGGCCGATCTTAAAGAAGTTGTCGTTATCGGTTATGGTTCACAAAAGAAAAAATTGGTAACGAACGCTGTTACTCAGGTTAGTGGCGAATCTCTTGCAAAAACTAATACTACTAGTGCACTACAGGCACTGCAAGGACAGGCAGCCGGACTTCAGATTACATCTACTTCAGGACAGCCTGGAGAGGGTTTGAATGTAGTTATTAGAGGTGTTGGTTCTACAGGAGGAAGCAGTCCTCTGTATGTTGTAGATGGAATACTTACAGGTGATATATCCTATTTAAGTAATTCTGATATTGAATCTATTTCTGTTTTAAAAGATGCTGCTTCTGCAGCTATTTATGGTTCTCAAGCTTCTAATGGAGTTGTTTTGGTAACTACAAAGAAAGGAAAACGCGGTTCAGCTGGTAAAATTACTTTTGATCAATATTATGGTGTTCAGTCTGTAGCTAGAAAAGTAGATTTATTGGATGCAACAGAGTATGCTGCTATTTTAAATGAAGCTGCTGTAAATTCAGGTAAGACTCCTTATTTTACTAATGCTCAAATTGCGGCATTAGGAAGCGGAACAAACTGGATGGATAAAATGCTGGTTGATAATGCTGCTACTCAAAATTATGCATTTGGTGCTTCAGGAGGTTCAGACAGTTCAGTTTATTCTACTTCATTGTCTTATTTGGGACAAGAAGGAGTTGTTGGAGGAGCTGATTTATCAAACTACAAGCGTTATAATTTTAGATTCAACTCAGAGCATAAATTATATAAAGACGTTGTTACTTTAGGCGAAAATTTAAGTTTTGCTTATATTGATAAAAATGGTATTGGTGTTGGTAATCAGTACAATAACTCTTTGAGAAGTGCTTTTCAAACTACTCCGTTATTACCAATGTATGATGCAGACGGAAATTATTTTGATACTTCAAAGACAAATAGTAGTGAGCCTTGGTTAAATGGAGTTGCAAATCCTTATGCAATGATGGCTTACAATAATCAAAATGAAAGCAATAATCAAAAATTATTAGGGAATGTTTATCTGCAAATTGAGCCAATAAAAAATTTAACATTTAAAACAACTCTAGGTCTTGACTATTATGCAGGAGAAAGTCATTCGTATTCTCCAGAATATCAATTGTCAATTTATGCATTTAGCAAATTTGATAAAGTTTCTCAAAGCATGAATAAGGGAAAAACCCTTACTTGGGACAATTTAGCAACGTATAAGTTTAATGTTGCAGAAAATCATCATTTTGAAACAATGTTAGGGACATCGTATATAAATTACGATGGAACTTCAATGGGGACTACAAATGCCGATGGGGTTTTTAGCGATTTAGATCATGCCTGGTTAGATAATACGACTAATAAAGATGGCGCTAAAATATCATTTAATGGTCAAAAAAGTGAGACGAAAAGAATGTCTTATTATGGAAGATTAAATTACGACTTTAATGAAACCTATTTGATTAATGCAACATTTAGAATGGATGGATCTTCTATTTTTTCTACAGAAAACCAATGGGGTTATTTTCCATCAGTATCTGCAGGATGGGTTATGTCTAATGAAGAATTCTTGAAAGATTCCAAAGTGATAAACTTTCTTAAATTAAGAGCAAGCTGGGGACAAGTTGGAAATCAAAATGCAAGAGCTTTCCAGTATTTGTCACCAATAAAAACCAATAATACCAATTATATTTTTGGTAATACTGAAGGTGTTCTTACACCGGGAGCTTATCCTAATAGATTAGCAAATCCTGATTTGAAATGGGAAACTTCAGAACAGATAGATTTAGGTTTTGATGCTAAATTTTTGGACAATGCTTTGAGTGTTACTTTTGATGCCTACCAAAAGACCAATAAAGATTGGATAATTTTAGCACCAGTATTAGCGACAGCTGGAGCAGATGCTCCTTATATTAATGGTGGGGATGTAGTTAATAAAGGATTAGAATTGTCATTGCAATACCAGAATAAAATTGGAGAATTTAATTATAGCGTTAGTGCAAATGGCGCATATAATGTAAACAAAGTGGGACAAATACCGACTTCGGATGGTATTATTCACGGATTAAGTAATGAACTTTATGATAATGCTGGTGAATTCTACAGAGCAGAAAACGCTAAACCATTAGGTTATTTCTGGGGATATAAAACAGGAGGTGTTTTTCAAACTCAAGAACAAATTAATAACTACAAATCAGCAAATGGGGTAGTTCTGCAGCCTAACGCAGCTCCTGGTGACCTAATTAAGGTAAATACCAACGGAGATGATAAAATTAGTGCTGATGATAAAACAGAAATAGGAAAACCAAATCCAGATTTTACTTTTGGTTTCACTTTGTCAGCTAGTTATAAAGCTTTTGATTTTACTGCGATGGCAAATGGTGTAGCAGGAAACCAAATTGTACAATCGTATAGAAATCAATCGGGTGCTTATGGTAATTACACATCAGAAATATTGAGCCGCTGGCATGGTGAAGGTTCTTCTAATACAATGCCAAGAGTTACGGAAGACAATAGAAATTTCACGGATTTTTCAGATTTGTATGTTCATGATGGTGATTTCTTGAGAATTAGTACAGTTACAATAGGATATGATTTTGCAAAAATGAATAAGTCAAAACGATTTTTTGCAAGCCAGTTCAGACTTTACTTTTCAGCATTAAATCTTTACACTTTTACAAAGTATAACGGTATGGATCCTGAAATTGGATTTGGTTCTTCAAATGATGATCAAAAATTTTCTTCGGGGGTTGATGTAGGATACTACCCAAGACCAAGAACATTCATGATGGGATTAAATATTAAACTTTAA
- a CDS encoding NUDIX hydrolase, whose amino-acid sequence MGEENKNQVSIQMTEHSSMNAISIDCVIFGFDNGILEVLVVQHGEGISKGKWGLPGGWINKKESTDAAAHRLLADLTGMDNIYLEQLKAFGEPDRFPVRRVITIGYYALVKREDYDIKAGFTASDAKWYKINEIPKLIYDHNEILDYSIKNLRSRVRQAPIGFNLLPEKFTLLQLMHLYEEILGIEMDKSNFRRKILHMKLLVALDEKQKDVSHRAAQLYKFDSEIYEKLTQKGFNFEF is encoded by the coding sequence ATGGGAGAGGAAAATAAGAATCAGGTTTCAATACAAATGACAGAGCATTCGTCTATGAATGCCATTTCTATTGACTGTGTTATATTTGGTTTTGACAACGGAATTTTAGAAGTACTCGTAGTACAGCACGGAGAAGGTATAAGTAAAGGAAAATGGGGACTGCCCGGCGGATGGATAAACAAAAAAGAGAGTACCGATGCCGCCGCACACAGATTATTAGCCGATCTGACCGGAATGGACAACATTTATCTTGAACAGCTAAAAGCTTTTGGAGAACCCGACCGTTTCCCAGTCAGAAGGGTTATTACAATAGGATATTATGCTTTGGTAAAAAGAGAAGATTATGATATTAAGGCAGGTTTTACCGCTTCGGATGCCAAATGGTATAAAATCAACGAAATACCCAAACTAATATATGACCATAATGAAATCCTAGATTACAGCATAAAAAATCTTCGCAGCAGAGTACGCCAGGCACCAATAGGTTTTAATCTGCTCCCAGAAAAATTCACTTTACTGCAGCTTATGCATCTGTATGAAGAAATACTGGGGATAGAGATGGATAAATCTAATTTCCGCAGAAAGATTTTACACATGAAATTACTGGTCGCATTAGACGAAAAACAAAAAGACGTATCGCACCGGGCCGCACAGCTGTATAAATTTGATTCCGAAATTTATGAAAAACTAACTCAAAAGGGATTTAATTTTGAATTTTAA
- a CDS encoding NUDIX hydrolase, which yields MTTKAQTEINKTAIEGITIDCVIFSFNKESLEVLLVQHAEGESVGKWGLLGGWMKTEESADDAAQRILHELTSMDNIYLEQLKAFTNPKRVIERRVVTIGYYTLINREDYNITASLTVREAKWHKIKDIPDLIFDHNEILDFSLMHLQNRVRQAPIGFNLLPEKFTLLQLMHLYEEILGIELDKSNFRRKILHMKLLVALDEKQKDVSHRAAKLYKFDSEIYEKLTQKGFNFEF from the coding sequence TTGACAACTAAAGCACAGACAGAAATAAACAAAACAGCAATTGAAGGAATCACAATTGACTGTGTTATATTTAGCTTTAACAAAGAAAGTCTTGAGGTGCTGCTGGTACAGCATGCTGAAGGAGAAAGTGTAGGTAAATGGGGGCTTCTTGGCGGATGGATGAAAACAGAAGAAAGTGCCGATGATGCCGCACAGCGGATATTGCATGAACTTACCAGCATGGATAACATCTATCTAGAGCAATTGAAAGCTTTTACCAACCCAAAACGTGTAATTGAACGAAGAGTTGTCACTATCGGTTACTACACTTTGATAAATCGTGAAGATTACAACATAACAGCCAGTTTGACGGTAAGAGAGGCCAAATGGCATAAAATCAAAGACATTCCTGATTTAATTTTCGATCACAATGAAATTCTGGATTTTAGTCTGATGCATCTGCAAAACAGGGTTCGTCAGGCTCCCATCGGTTTTAATCTCCTGCCCGAAAAATTTACGCTGCTGCAGTTAATGCATCTTTACGAAGAAATATTAGGCATCGAATTGGACAAATCGAATTTCCGCAGAAAGATTCTGCATATGAAATTGTTAGTTGCCTTAGATGAGAAACAAAAAGACGTTTCCCACAGAGCAGCAAAACTTTACAAATTTGACTCCGAAATTTACGAGAAACTTACACAGAAAGGCTTTAATTTTGAGTTTTAA
- a CDS encoding Y-family DNA polymerase — MYALVDCNNFYASCERVFQPKFNGKPVAILSNNDGCVISRSEEAKEAGVPMGAPAFKIKELVKEKNIQLFSSNYPLYGDLSNRVMAILEQFTPNVEIYSIDEAFLNFDGLNIPDFHDYGLQMKNRIRKWVGIPTCIGFAETKALSKIANKIAKKFQDRTKGVYVIDSEEKRIKALKWTKIEDVWGIGYRTIKKVKLRKINTALDFIQPQHEAWIKKEMGVVGLRLKYELEGKSVLDLEPLKEQKKSIATTRSFPKQIADFDLLRERLTTFVAVSAEKLRRQHSCCHTIIVMLVVDKHSVKTSKYYFNMAVTLPFATNSTLTICNAAVDMLKKLHKGNEGIKFKKAGVILTELIDENQKQYQLFEEENPKHLALMKVMDRLNHKIGEAKVKLATQNLRLTWNMNQNHLSPRYTTSFKDILEIQCL, encoded by the coding sequence ATGTATGCTTTAGTCGACTGCAATAATTTTTATGCTTCCTGCGAACGTGTTTTTCAGCCGAAATTCAACGGAAAACCTGTTGCGATATTATCCAACAATGACGGCTGCGTCATTTCCAGAAGCGAAGAAGCCAAAGAGGCCGGGGTTCCAATGGGCGCACCAGCATTTAAAATTAAAGAATTGGTTAAAGAGAAAAATATTCAGTTATTTTCATCCAATTATCCGCTTTATGGTGATTTAAGCAATCGGGTAATGGCAATTTTGGAACAATTCACTCCAAATGTAGAAATCTACAGCATAGACGAAGCCTTCCTCAATTTTGACGGTTTAAATATTCCAGACTTTCACGATTATGGTCTCCAAATGAAAAACCGTATTCGAAAATGGGTTGGCATTCCTACCTGCATTGGCTTCGCCGAAACCAAAGCTTTATCTAAAATTGCCAATAAGATTGCCAAAAAATTTCAGGACAGAACCAAAGGCGTTTATGTAATCGACAGCGAAGAAAAACGCATCAAAGCCTTGAAGTGGACCAAAATTGAAGATGTCTGGGGCATTGGCTACCGCACCATCAAGAAAGTCAAACTCCGTAAAATAAATACTGCTCTCGACTTTATCCAGCCACAGCACGAGGCCTGGATCAAGAAAGAAATGGGTGTTGTAGGTCTTCGCCTAAAATATGAACTGGAAGGAAAATCAGTATTAGATTTAGAGCCACTCAAAGAGCAAAAAAAGAGTATCGCAACAACCCGAAGCTTCCCGAAACAGATAGCCGACTTTGATTTACTCCGCGAGCGGCTGACCACTTTTGTCGCCGTCTCTGCCGAAAAACTACGCAGACAGCATTCCTGCTGTCACACTATCATCGTGATGCTAGTCGTCGACAAGCACTCTGTCAAAACATCCAAGTATTATTTTAATATGGCGGTGACATTGCCGTTTGCGACCAATTCAACCTTAACCATTTGCAATGCAGCCGTAGATATGCTAAAAAAACTGCACAAGGGAAATGAAGGGATCAAATTTAAAAAAGCAGGAGTTATCCTCACAGAATTAATCGATGAAAATCAAAAGCAGTATCAGTTATTTGAAGAAGAAAACCCAAAACATTTGGCTTTGATGAAAGTAATGGATCGGCTGAACCACAAAATTGGCGAAGCCAAAGTAAAATTGGCCACCCAAAACCTAAGACTAACCTGGAATATGAACCAGAATCATCTTTCACCCAGATACACCACAAGTTTCAAAGATATACTCGAGATACAATGTCTATAA
- a CDS encoding LexA family protein: MSIKKPQKLTFFHPDFESKIQIPYVSEGVSAGFPSPAADFMETSIDLNKELSENPLATFYIKVSGNSMIDAGIDDKDVLVVDRSLEPQNNKIAICCIDGEFTVKRIKTEKDCLYLMPENSSYEPIKVTEENQLIIWGMVTYVIKKV; encoded by the coding sequence ATGTCTATAAAAAAACCACAAAAACTGACTTTCTTTCATCCAGATTTTGAAAGCAAAATCCAAATCCCGTATGTCAGCGAAGGGGTTTCTGCAGGTTTCCCGTCACCTGCCGCCGATTTTATGGAAACCAGTATCGATCTAAATAAAGAGTTGAGCGAAAATCCATTGGCAACGTTTTACATCAAAGTCAGCGGTAATTCAATGATTGATGCGGGAATAGATGACAAAGATGTCTTGGTTGTCGATCGAAGTCTGGAACCTCAAAACAATAAAATAGCGATTTGCTGCATCGATGGTGAATTTACAGTAAAACGCATTAAGACCGAAAAGGACTGTTTGTACCTCATGCCTGAAAATTCCAGTTACGAACCCATAAAAGTAACCGAAGAAAACCAGCTTATCATTTGGGGAATGGTGACTTATGTAATAAAGAAAGTGTAA
- a CDS encoding polysaccharide deacetylase family protein: protein MKFKNLLILPLLLLVNNLSFAQKETADWNGKKCAVVLTYDDALNIHLDKVIPALNSFSFKGTFYLIASSPVVTGRMEEWRTASKKGHELGNHTLYHPCDGSLLGRDFVTKDNDLSRYTVARAVKEIKTANQFLKAIDGRSERTFAYPCGDLKINDTLYYDYLKTDFTVARGVQQGYLPAKTVDLSNVNSFVENGTTAAQMITQIEEAEKAGSFIVFLFHGVGGEHALNINLEEHQKLLLYLKKREKDIWVTTMIDLGKYIQKQQAN, encoded by the coding sequence ATGAAATTTAAAAACCTCCTTATTCTTCCCTTATTACTGCTGGTCAATAATTTATCATTTGCTCAAAAAGAAACCGCAGACTGGAACGGTAAAAAATGTGCCGTCGTGCTTACTTATGACGATGCCCTGAATATTCATCTCGACAAGGTAATTCCGGCGCTTAATTCATTTAGTTTCAAAGGCACTTTCTATCTTATCGCTTCGTCCCCTGTCGTGACCGGCAGAATGGAGGAATGGCGGACTGCTTCCAAAAAAGGACATGAATTGGGGAATCACACCTTATACCATCCCTGCGACGGCAGTTTACTCGGACGTGACTTTGTTACCAAAGACAATGATCTTTCCCGCTATACAGTTGCCAGAGCTGTAAAAGAAATAAAAACGGCAAACCAATTTCTGAAAGCTATTGACGGCAGATCGGAACGCACTTTTGCCTATCCGTGCGGTGATTTAAAAATTAACGACACACTTTATTATGATTATCTGAAAACTGATTTTACAGTCGCAAGGGGTGTACAGCAGGGATATCTTCCGGCCAAAACAGTTGATTTGTCCAATGTGAATTCATTTGTAGAAAACGGAACTACCGCAGCACAGATGATCACACAGATTGAAGAAGCTGAAAAGGCAGGATCTTTTATTGTTTTCCTATTTCATGGTGTCGGCGGTGAACATGCACTAAATATAAACTTGGAAGAACATCAAAAACTGCTTCTTTATCTTAAAAAAAGAGAAAAGGATATTTGGGTTACAACTATGATAGATTTGGGTAAATATATCCAGAAACAGCAGGCTAATTAG
- a CDS encoding sodium/sugar symporter, whose product MSNNLAFADYAVFIIYFIVVSVYGYIIYRKRERNEHDAKAYFLAEGTLTWWAIGASLIASNISAEQFIGMSGEGFFLGIAVAAYEWLAAIALIIVAVWFIPVYLKNKIYTMPQFLKQRYNESTALIMAVFWLFLYVFVNLTSILYLGAVAINGLTGGDYLHAIMIGLAVFALIISLGGMKVVAYTDVIQVAVLIIGGLVTSYIALTTVAEYLPASGQGAIAGFKELMRQAPEHFKMIIPEPTQRVSAAFDQNAIDKYLTFPGLMSYAAGIWIINLNYWGCNQYITQRALGADLQTARTGILFAGFLKLLMPLIVMLPGIAAYVLYQNGHLPQLAGGHKDGAYSAMLTFLPTGIKGLSVAALTAAIVASLAGKVNSISTIYTLDVHKKYIQRNASDNAQVNIGRYTVFIAMLLAVLFTWDDLLGIGGVGGFTYIQKYTGFISPGVFAMFFLGMFWKRTTGTAAIVGVISGFLLSVLFNEFAPALFGNETILYTAYQTAKGTYEIPFHICMGLSFLFTMLLMIGISMAGPKVNPKAFELDTEMFKLKPQTTVMVIITLLVIAALYVKFW is encoded by the coding sequence ATGAGTAATAACTTGGCTTTTGCAGATTATGCAGTATTTATTATTTATTTTATAGTGGTGTCCGTTTACGGGTACATTATTTATCGCAAGCGTGAAAGAAACGAGCACGATGCCAAAGCATATTTCCTTGCAGAAGGAACTTTAACATGGTGGGCAATTGGAGCATCATTAATCGCTTCAAACATTTCAGCAGAACAATTTATCGGAATGAGCGGGGAAGGATTCTTTTTAGGAATCGCTGTTGCTGCTTATGAGTGGCTTGCTGCTATTGCCTTGATTATTGTGGCTGTTTGGTTTATTCCTGTTTATTTAAAAAACAAGATTTACACCATGCCTCAATTTTTGAAACAAAGATATAACGAATCAACAGCTTTGATTATGGCTGTTTTTTGGCTGTTTTTATATGTTTTTGTAAACTTAACTTCTATTTTATATTTAGGAGCTGTTGCTATTAATGGATTGACAGGAGGTGACTACTTGCATGCTATTATGATTGGCTTAGCAGTTTTTGCTTTAATCATCTCTTTAGGAGGTATGAAAGTTGTAGCTTATACAGATGTTATTCAGGTAGCTGTTTTGATTATTGGTGGTTTAGTTACGTCTTACATTGCATTAACTACAGTTGCAGAGTATTTACCAGCTTCTGGTCAAGGTGCTATTGCTGGTTTCAAAGAATTGATGCGTCAAGCACCAGAGCATTTCAAAATGATTATTCCTGAACCTACTCAACGCGTTTCAGCTGCATTTGATCAAAATGCTATCGATAAATACCTTACTTTTCCTGGTTTAATGTCGTATGCTGCTGGTATCTGGATTATTAATCTGAACTACTGGGGCTGTAACCAGTACATCACTCAAAGAGCTTTGGGAGCTGATCTGCAGACTGCACGTACAGGTATTTTATTTGCTGGTTTTTTGAAATTATTAATGCCTCTTATCGTAATGCTTCCTGGTATTGCTGCTTATGTTTTATACCAAAACGGACATTTACCTCAATTGGCTGGAGGGCACAAAGACGGAGCATATTCTGCAATGTTAACTTTCCTTCCTACAGGAATTAAAGGATTATCAGTAGCGGCTTTAACTGCAGCAATTGTTGCTTCTTTGGCTGGAAAAGTAAACAGTATCTCTACTATCTATACTTTAGATGTTCACAAAAAATACATCCAAAGAAATGCTTCAGATAATGCACAGGTAAATATCGGAAGATATACAGTTTTCATAGCAATGCTTTTAGCTGTATTGTTTACTTGGGATGACTTGTTAGGAATTGGAGGAGTAGGCGGTTTTACTTATATCCAAAAATATACTGGTTTTATTAGTCCTGGTGTATTTGCTATGTTCTTCCTTGGTATGTTCTGGAAAAGAACAACTGGTACAGCTGCTATTGTTGGTGTAATTTCAGGTTTCTTACTATCTGTTTTATTCAACGAATTTGCACCTGCATTATTTGGAAATGAGACAATCTTATACACTGCGTACCAGACTGCAAAAGGAACTTACGAAATTCCTTTCCACATTTGTATGGGATTATCATTCTTATTCACAATGCTTTTAATGATTGGTATCAGTATGGCTGGACCAAAAGTGAATCCAAAAGCATTCGAATTGGATACAGAAATGTTCAAATTGAAACCACAGACTACCGTTATGGTGATAATCACTTTGCTGGTTATTGCTGCATTATACGTTAAGTTCTGGTAA
- the galE gene encoding UDP-glucose 4-epimerase GalE, translating into MSKIVVTGGLGFIGSHTVVELQNQGFDVVVIDNLSNSSIEVLDGIERITGKKPIFSGIDLREKKDVQRFFAEHDDVAGVIHFAASKAVGESVKNPLLYYENNLGALVYILQELEKKKEAHFIFSSSCTVYGQAEVMPIAENTSIQPALSPYGNTKQIGEEIIEDVVKVSNINAILLRYFNPIGAHPSAEIGELPIGVPQNLVPFITQAGMGLRAELSVYGNDYPTVDGTCVRDYIHVVDLAKAHVIALQRLLNKKNAEPLEIFNLGTGTGSSVLEVISAFEKVSGQKLPYKIVERREGDVTEAYANTDKANNVLGWKTVSSLEEAMASAWKWEQKIRKSPKFKS; encoded by the coding sequence ATGAGTAAGATAGTCGTTACAGGCGGTTTGGGATTTATAGGATCTCATACCGTTGTCGAATTACAGAATCAAGGTTTTGATGTGGTAGTTATCGATAATCTTTCCAATTCTTCTATCGAAGTTTTGGATGGTATCGAACGAATTACAGGTAAAAAACCGATTTTTTCTGGAATTGATTTAAGAGAAAAAAAGGATGTACAGCGCTTTTTTGCAGAGCATGATGATGTTGCGGGAGTAATTCATTTTGCGGCTTCCAAAGCTGTTGGCGAAAGCGTAAAAAATCCTTTGCTTTATTATGAAAATAATTTAGGCGCATTGGTTTACATATTACAGGAATTAGAGAAAAAGAAAGAAGCACATTTTATCTTTAGCTCCTCTTGTACAGTTTACGGTCAGGCCGAAGTAATGCCTATTGCGGAGAATACTTCTATTCAGCCTGCATTATCACCTTACGGAAATACTAAACAGATAGGGGAAGAGATTATTGAAGATGTGGTGAAAGTTAGTAACATCAATGCTATTCTTCTTCGTTATTTCAATCCTATCGGGGCACATCCTTCTGCTGAAATTGGTGAACTGCCAATTGGAGTTCCGCAAAATTTAGTTCCTTTTATTACTCAGGCAGGAATGGGACTGCGTGCCGAATTATCTGTTTATGGCAACGATTACCCAACCGTTGACGGAACCTGTGTACGCGATTACATTCATGTAGTCGATCTGGCTAAAGCACACGTAATTGCATTGCAGCGTTTATTAAACAAGAAAAATGCAGAACCATTAGAAATTTTCAACCTTGGAACAGGAACGGGAAGCTCAGTTCTGGAAGTAATCAGCGCTTTTGAAAAAGTGAGCGGTCAGAAACTGCCGTACAAAATTGTTGAAAGAAGAGAAGGGGATGTTACAGAGGCTTATGCCAACACGGATAAAGCCAATAATGTTTTGGGCTGGAAAACTGTTTCATCATTGGAAGAAGCGATGGCAAGTGCATGGAAATGGGAGCAGAAAATCAGAAAAAGTCCTAAATTTAAATCTTAA